The nucleotide window CGCCGACGCGGCCGCCCGCGCCGCGGCGGCGACGCTCCTCCTCGCAGAGCGGCCGGTCATCTCGGTGAACGGCAACGTCGCGGCGCTCGCGCCGAGCGAGACGGTCGACCTCGCCGCGGCGGTCGACGCCGACCTCGAAGTGAACCTGTTCAACCACACCGACGAGCGCGTCCGGCGGATCGCCGACCACCTGCGCGACCACGGCGCGACCGAGGTGAAGGGGCTCGCCGGCGACGGCGAGATCCCCGGCCTCGATCACGCGCGCGGCGTCGTCGACGCCGACGGGATCGAGGCGGCCGACGTCGTCGTGGTCCCGCTGGAGGACGGCGACCGCGCGGCCGCGCTCGACGCCATGGGGAAGACGGAGATCGTGATCGACCTCAACCCCGGGAGCCGGTCGCCGCGGACCGCAGACGTGCCGATAATCGACAACCTGCTGCGCGCGGTGCCGAACGTGACCGCTCACGCCCGGGACCTCGCCGACGCAACGCCGACAGAACTGGAACGGATCGTCGACGAGTTCGACGTCGAGGCCGCGCTCGATGCGGCCGAAGCGGCGATCCGTGAGGGTTCCTTCTCGGCTCCCGACGACGAGTAGCGCATCGCCGCTTACTCGCGTCCGCGGGTCGGATCGACCGCGATCTGCTCCGGATCGCTTGCGGGGCTCGCCGGAAGGCAAAAGCATATCCCGCCCGTACCGAACGATATGGAACTTGACGAGACGGACCGGGCGATCCTGCGGATCTTACAGGAGGACGCGCGGACCCCGTTCTCGGAGGTCGCGCGCCGGATCGACATGTCCAGCGCCACCGTCCACGACCGGGTCAGCCGCCTCGAAGAGGCGGGCGTCATCCGGGGGTACCACGCGGACATCGACCCGAAGGCGGTCGGGTACGGGGTCGGCGCGTTCGTCGGCCTGCGCGTCGAACAGGGCCGCGAGGAGGACGCGCTCGAACGGCTCCGCGGCATCGACGGGGTCCGCGAGATCCACCTCACCACCGGCGAGTGGGACGTGATACTCCGGGTCGTCGCGGCCGACACCGACCGGCTCAGAGAGCTGATGTTCGAGCGGATCGCGGAGACGGAGGGCTTCTCGCGCTCGCAGACGATGGTCATTCTCGGGACCGACTACGAGCAGCCCGGGCCGCCGCTGTAGGGAGCGCTGCTGTGGGTAGTGCGGTGACGGGCGGGAGGCCGCCGCTCGCCCGCGACCGGAACGCTCAACTCGGGACCCCTCCGAACGGTGACCATGAGCACAGCGGTCGCGGACCGGTTCGACCTCACGCCGGAGCAGGCTTGGGCCG belongs to Halorubrum sp. DM2 and includes:
- a CDS encoding 4-phosphopantoate--beta-alanine ligase, which translates into the protein MTETEIPKDHPRYASLVTRHRIEAGVERGITSKQGLIAQGRGEAFDYLLGERTLPSADAAARAAAATLLLAERPVISVNGNVAALAPSETVDLAAAVDADLEVNLFNHTDERVRRIADHLRDHGATEVKGLAGDGEIPGLDHARGVVDADGIEAADVVVVPLEDGDRAAALDAMGKTEIVIDLNPGSRSPRTADVPIIDNLLRAVPNVTAHARDLADATPTELERIVDEFDVEAALDAAEAAIREGSFSAPDDE
- a CDS encoding Lrp/AsnC family transcriptional regulator, whose protein sequence is MELDETDRAILRILQEDARTPFSEVARRIDMSSATVHDRVSRLEEAGVIRGYHADIDPKAVGYGVGAFVGLRVEQGREEDALERLRGIDGVREIHLTTGEWDVILRVVAADTDRLRELMFERIAETEGFSRSQTMVILGTDYEQPGPPL